A region from the Salidesulfovibrio onnuriiensis genome encodes:
- a CDS encoding NUDIX hydrolase, whose protein sequence is MTDAKKITGKDDKSTPLLEVMDTSNRPLAAMAVEEAHRQLLPHRSVQILVYNQENKLFLQRRSNKKNIYPGRWDVSARGHVLVNESVHDAAVRELWNVLRLKVDRLQLIRELPASPDTGYEFVTVFAAYKVSQPPTPNPDKVEDGYFYSNEELTCLIKEFRELLTPGLVTLWESGLTSAV, encoded by the coding sequence ATGACAGACGCAAAAAAAATAACCGGCAAGGACGACAAATCCACTCCACTCCTGGAAGTCATGGACACATCCAACCGCCCTCTCGCCGCCATGGCCGTGGAAGAGGCCCACAGGCAGCTTCTGCCGCACCGCTCTGTCCAGATACTGGTATACAACCAGGAAAACAAACTTTTTCTTCAACGCCGCAGCAACAAGAAAAACATCTATCCCGGCCGCTGGGATGTTTCAGCCCGCGGCCATGTGCTGGTCAACGAATCCGTTCACGATGCCGCTGTCCGCGAGTTGTGGAACGTTCTCCGTCTCAAGGTCGACCGCCTGCAGCTGATCCGGGAACTTCCAGCCAGCCCGGACACCGGCTACGAATTCGTAACGGTGTTCGCCGCCTACAAGGTTTCCCAGCCGCCGACCCCCAACCCGGACAAGGTGGAGGACGGCTACTTCTACAGCAACGAGGAGCTCACCTGCCTGATCAAGGAATTCCGGGAACTCCTGACCCCCGGCCTGGTCACCCTCTGGGAGAGCGGGCTCACCTCCGCCGTCTAG
- the rimI gene encoding ribosomal protein S18-alanine N-acetyltransferase — protein sequence MESIHDVIELEKACFAYHWTEEQFRLGLERNAFHIFGVREEGRLVGYLAFSMIVDEMEILNLAVHPDFRRRGLARRLLAAVMDVCREKGMQSGFLDVKESNAPAISLYEDFGFQRNGRRKRYYPDTKEDALLYRYDFSGE from the coding sequence GTGGAAAGCATCCACGATGTCATAGAGCTTGAGAAGGCGTGTTTCGCGTACCATTGGACCGAAGAGCAGTTTCGTCTGGGCTTGGAACGCAACGCATTTCATATTTTCGGTGTCCGTGAAGAGGGACGGCTGGTCGGGTATCTGGCCTTTTCCATGATCGTTGACGAGATGGAGATCCTGAACCTGGCCGTTCATCCCGACTTCCGGCGCAGGGGACTGGCCCGCAGGCTTTTGGCCGCGGTCATGGACGTGTGCAGGGAAAAGGGCATGCAAAGCGGCTTTCTCGACGTGAAGGAAAGCAATGCCCCGGCCATTTCCCTCTACGAGGATTTCGGGTTCCAGCGCAATGGCCGCCGCAAGCGGTATTATCCGGACACCAAGGAAGATGCATTATTGTATCGGTATGATTTTTCGGGAGAGTAA
- the gcvT gene encoding glycine cleavage system aminomethyltransferase GcvT, which produces MEQLLVTPLTQWHRDNGAKMAPFAGFDMPVQYQGIMVEHKHTRTETGIFDISHMGEFKLSGAGAMDALNKVVTHDLGTLGPGKCRYGFMLNESGGILDDLIIYCLAEDSYMLVVNGACRENDFNWIKKHLPADLAFTDVSDDTAKIDVQGPTSLAVLNDVMGATWNHLKYFNFEETEWNGFRLIVSRTGYTGELGYELYLPAGKALEVWEKLMADERTMPVGLGARDTLRLEAGYPLYGQDLDTDHTPVEANAGFFLKKENDYVGKSGLDDVGEKLIPLTIEGRRTPRHNDEILLNGEKVGVVTSGSFAPTLGHCLALAYVKADVENNETFTVKAARAELEARKGSLPFYTEGTARMKVD; this is translated from the coding sequence GTGGAACAACTGCTCGTCACCCCGCTGACCCAATGGCACCGCGACAACGGCGCGAAAATGGCGCCTTTCGCAGGATTCGACATGCCCGTGCAATACCAGGGCATCATGGTCGAACATAAACACACCCGCACTGAAACCGGCATTTTCGACATCAGCCACATGGGAGAGTTCAAGCTTTCCGGCGCCGGCGCAATGGATGCCCTGAACAAGGTCGTCACCCACGACCTGGGCACCCTGGGCCCCGGCAAATGCCGCTACGGTTTCATGCTGAACGAATCCGGCGGCATCCTGGATGACCTGATCATCTACTGCCTGGCCGAGGACAGCTACATGCTGGTGGTCAACGGCGCCTGCCGCGAAAACGATTTCAACTGGATCAAGAAACACCTTCCGGCCGACCTGGCGTTCACGGACGTGAGCGACGACACCGCCAAGATCGACGTGCAAGGCCCCACCAGCCTGGCCGTGCTCAACGACGTCATGGGCGCGACCTGGAACCACCTGAAGTACTTCAATTTCGAAGAAACCGAATGGAACGGTTTCCGGCTCATCGTCAGCCGCACGGGCTATACGGGAGAACTGGGCTACGAATTGTACCTGCCCGCCGGCAAGGCCCTGGAAGTATGGGAAAAGCTCATGGCCGACGAACGCACCATGCCCGTGGGCCTGGGGGCGCGCGACACCCTGCGCCTGGAAGCGGGCTACCCGCTCTACGGCCAGGACCTGGACACCGACCACACCCCGGTGGAAGCCAATGCGGGATTCTTCCTGAAAAAGGAAAACGACTACGTCGGCAAGTCCGGCCTGGACGACGTCGGGGAAAAACTCATCCCCCTGACCATTGAAGGCCGCCGCACCCCACGGCACAACGACGAAATCCTGCTGAACGGCGAAAAGGTAGGCGTGGTCACCAGCGGCTCCTTTGCCCCCACACTGGGGCACTGCCTGGCCCTGGCATACGTGAAGGCGGACGTTGAAAATAACGAGACCTTCACGGTCAAGGCCGCCCGCGCCGAACTGGAAGCCCGCAAAGGCTCCCTGCCCTTCTACACAGAAGGCACGGCCCGCATGAAGGTCGACTAG
- a CDS encoding inositol monophosphatase family protein: protein MKSLLESTVQAVSEVGSLIVEADGKPRNIRFKGKIDLVTDTDMAVELALKEKLERLVPGSSFLAEETAKDAELGDNTWIIDPVDGTTNFAHGLPMVATSVGLWRDGRMELGVINLPLMGEMFAAARGHGAFMNGKPISVSSVSSLERSLLATGFPYAVNEHLEKLLAQLRNVLEASQGVRRAGAAALDLAYVACGRYEGFYESALNPWDTAAGWLLVEEAGGRVSGFAETDEYVLGAPSILATNSRIHAELSRLVNL, encoded by the coding sequence ATGAAGTCCCTGCTCGAAAGCACGGTTCAGGCCGTATCCGAGGTCGGTTCGCTTATTGTCGAGGCCGACGGCAAGCCGCGGAACATCCGCTTCAAGGGCAAGATCGACCTTGTCACGGATACGGATATGGCCGTGGAACTGGCCCTCAAGGAGAAGCTGGAAAGGCTTGTTCCTGGCTCCTCTTTCCTGGCCGAGGAAACGGCCAAGGATGCGGAGTTGGGGGACAATACCTGGATCATTGATCCCGTGGACGGCACCACCAATTTCGCCCATGGCCTGCCCATGGTGGCCACCTCCGTGGGGCTGTGGCGTGATGGCCGGATGGAATTGGGGGTTATCAACCTGCCGCTCATGGGTGAAATGTTTGCCGCGGCGCGCGGGCACGGGGCGTTCATGAACGGAAAACCCATTTCGGTTTCCTCGGTTTCGAGCCTGGAACGGTCGCTGCTGGCAACCGGTTTTCCCTATGCCGTCAATGAGCATCTGGAGAAGCTCCTGGCGCAGCTCAGGAACGTGCTTGAGGCCAGCCAGGGTGTGCGCAGGGCCGGTGCGGCGGCGCTTGATCTGGCCTATGTCGCCTGCGGCAGGTATGAAGGTTTTTACGAAAGCGCGCTTAACCCCTGGGACACGGCGGCCGGATGGCTGCTGGTGGAAGAGGCCGGTGGGCGGGTATCCGGGTTTGCCGAAACGGACGAGTATGTGTTAGGAGCCCCGTCGATCCTGGCGACCAACAGCCGTATCCATGCCGAATTGTCCCGGCTTGTGAATCTCTAG
- a CDS encoding DUF6485 family protein encodes MKKKDQCPRYQINEKYCNCTYSCDKHALCCECLHYHRQRGELPACYFTSDEEKMYNRSIEFFVQRRSGR; translated from the coding sequence ATGAAGAAGAAGGACCAGTGCCCGCGGTATCAGATCAACGAGAAATACTGTAACTGTACCTACTCTTGCGACAAGCACGCCCTGTGTTGCGAATGTCTTCACTACCACCGTCAACGGGGGGAATTGCCCGCCTGCTACTTCACCTCGGACGAGGAAAAGATGTACAATCGAAGCATCGAATTCTTTGTGCAGAGGAGATCGGGCCGGTAG